In Camelina sativa cultivar DH55 unplaced genomic scaffold, Cs unpScaffold10410, whole genome shotgun sequence, the sequence TTTCTGGTGCATAGGTTCTTGAAGGAAGGGCTTACAACAGGAAATGCGATGTCTATAGCTTCGGTGTATGCCTCTGGGAAATATACTGCTGCGACATGCCCTACGCTGACTGTAGTTTCGCTGAGATCTCTCACGCCGTCGTTCATAGGGTTAGTtcgtctctctatctctctttaaATAAAACCTCTCCGATGTTACTG encodes:
- the LOC104775228 gene encoding putative mitogen-activated protein kinase kinase kinase 7-like, encoding MTGETGTLGYMAPEVLEGRAYNRKCDVYSFGVCLWEIYCCDMPYADCSFAEISHAVVHRVSSSLYLSLNKTSPMLLYMLKL